One genomic segment of Desulfosporosinus sp. Sb-LF includes these proteins:
- a CDS encoding NAD(P)/FAD-dependent oxidoreductase, producing the protein MGGESINTTSNIYDVIIIGGGPAGLMSAHELIKSKREFLILEKGKHLNERSYQIASDVPSGFGGSGLFSDGKLSFPPAATKLWTMTNNLLIKEAYTRFQSILKEIDVDILQWDESWLNKDFYEFGERKEYDSFYLTSKQRVELNNYLYSRLNAYIKFNSEVISISKEEGFYIIETKDQSCYKAKYVVFSAGKYGSILLEKVGFISREYNYIVEAGVRIETLSDLLNVYNDKSIDYKFIKKINDSVEIRTFCCCKDGSVLESKFDDFVSYNGYSLDEKTNHSNIGVLIRIKTENSPYGKEINELLKNISKKKISLSEYMDNNFKFIGKNCDSIIKEYIGMLVNLNEDAVLNNTSVYGPEIEYIGKYPLFDYQKLKMVNEKVWVPGDCSGQFRGLVAALVSGIYCAQELNDDLEQVENSIKFLNIKKSKIDTMKLIFTAQSKVYFYCRDIICEYVLKKELLPINPFRVFDYFLSDRVPRDIIRRGNNQLIQTCEELWVFGPIADGVLFEIALAKKHGKKIKYFTIGSKIEEIFEIREDDVVFEPEVHAKQVKKIDLISFIKSNENPIDPQLKLFGDTNE; encoded by the coding sequence TTGGGAGGCGAGAGTATTAATACTACTTCAAATATATATGATGTTATTATCATTGGTGGTGGGCCAGCTGGTTTAATGAGTGCTCATGAATTGATTAAGTCAAAACGAGAATTCCTTATTTTAGAAAAGGGTAAACATCTTAATGAACGATCATACCAGATAGCTTCAGACGTGCCTTCAGGTTTTGGTGGCAGCGGCTTATTTTCTGATGGGAAGCTTTCTTTTCCTCCTGCTGCAACAAAGTTATGGACAATGACAAATAATCTATTGATCAAAGAAGCATATACTCGATTTCAAAGTATTTTGAAAGAGATAGACGTAGATATTCTTCAATGGGACGAATCTTGGTTAAATAAGGATTTCTATGAATTTGGGGAAAGAAAGGAATATGATTCTTTTTACTTAACAAGCAAGCAAAGAGTTGAGCTAAATAATTATTTATATTCTCGGCTAAATGCTTACATTAAATTTAATTCTGAAGTAATTTCTATTAGTAAAGAAGAAGGTTTCTACATAATTGAAACAAAAGATCAGAGTTGTTATAAAGCTAAATATGTTGTTTTTTCTGCAGGGAAATATGGGTCGATACTACTTGAAAAAGTCGGCTTTATTAGTAGGGAATATAACTATATTGTTGAAGCTGGAGTTAGGATTGAAACATTATCTGATTTATTAAATGTGTATAATGATAAATCAATTGACTATAAATTTATAAAAAAGATTAATGATAGTGTTGAAATTCGTACTTTTTGTTGCTGTAAAGATGGGTCTGTTCTTGAATCTAAATTTGACGATTTTGTTTCATATAATGGATATAGTTTAGACGAAAAAACAAATCATTCAAATATAGGTGTTTTGATACGAATCAAAACAGAAAATAGCCCCTATGGAAAAGAAATAAATGAACTATTAAAAAATATATCGAAGAAGAAGATTTCTTTATCCGAATATATGGATAATAATTTTAAGTTTATTGGCAAAAATTGCGATTCTATTATAAAAGAATATATTGGTATGCTTGTTAATTTAAACGAAGATGCAGTATTAAATAATACAAGTGTTTACGGACCGGAAATTGAGTATATCGGAAAATATCCTCTTTTTGATTATCAGAAATTGAAAATGGTTAATGAAAAAGTCTGGGTACCTGGCGACTGTTCTGGACAATTTCGTGGTCTTGTAGCTGCACTCGTGAGTGGTATTTATTGTGCTCAAGAACTTAATGATGATCTAGAACAAGTTGAGAACAGCATTAAGTTTCTAAATATCAAAAAAAGTAAGATAGATACAATGAAATTGATTTTTACGGCACAATCAAAAGTATATTTTTATTGCAGGGATATAATTTGTGAATATGTATTAAAAAAAGAGCTTTTACCAATAAACCCATTCAGAGTATTTGATTATTTTCTGAGTGATAGGGTACCAAGGGATATTATAAGACGTGGTAATAATCAATTGATCCAGACCTGTGAGGAACTATGGGTTTTTGGACCAATTGCAGATGGAGTATTATTTGAAATTGCTTTAGCTAAAAAGCATGGAAAAAAGATAAAATATTTCACCATTGGCTCAAAGATTGAAGAAATATTTGAAATACGAGAAGATGATGTGGTTTTTGAACCTGAAGTTCATGCAAAGCAAGTTAAGAAGATAGATCTAATCTCATTTATTAAGAGTAATGAAAATCCGATAGACCCTCAACTGAAGCTATTTGGCGATACTAATGAATAA
- a CDS encoding Tn7-like element transposition protein TnsE gives MFIKGWPFSPGESVQLLWIKSPFKEQNQEWKVPLVLEGENGTIKLLNISWGLLPYFRIGQFYIKGLPSEFHRSGTLVSLSLSNPSEGQLLRVQDLPSGLIELKNSEASEEYVWVCQCKELHVIIPCVEIIRSFLTPNATLARALLEPNGIDFVATYVKSIEGLLKINFDPHVPRKIIMDSSVNHVAWLITDPLAKKVWNSVYNGVYPRGDINLPLALFTLTDEDLIGSKKITAVPPMDRSCIWQVRAIQQGQAIIVLEIVSVQGLELPYKKIEYAHKSFTDRKNVEIIGHRSAVKRKKRSSINKDKSIVIDNPTSNSKTVTRMVSNNVLSFTELPELVRQNREVNAYREKNNHENHRQFSKRERREIEDKAGMEAREKERLAHLEKESGKIPEVMFSGEEVFYTGNSEVRPLDFRGPNVVIGFNDNGLEQFRGMLEVIARFSPVISVSPPKIDVLPSGRQFSRNEDGGPRKYALVTIEHRNKPKYILEVERPEKVQLSTLIIELRDKRKLSEVELFSEVQGLLHGLINNYGSWRKSQILNHPVLRIVKVKHLSKWSIIDWAAVIWENLNFIEEEDFLEI, from the coding sequence ATGTTCATTAAAGGTTGGCCGTTTAGTCCGGGTGAGTCAGTTCAACTGCTTTGGATTAAATCCCCATTCAAAGAGCAGAATCAGGAATGGAAAGTTCCGTTAGTTCTCGAAGGTGAGAATGGAACAATAAAACTGCTTAACATTTCATGGGGCTTACTTCCATATTTCCGGATAGGACAATTCTATATTAAGGGTCTACCGAGTGAGTTCCATAGATCGGGGACATTAGTTAGTCTATCACTTTCAAATCCATCAGAGGGCCAATTACTCAGGGTTCAAGATTTACCGTCGGGTTTGATCGAGCTTAAGAATTCTGAGGCAAGTGAAGAATACGTATGGGTCTGTCAATGCAAGGAATTGCACGTGATTATTCCTTGTGTAGAAATTATCAGGAGTTTTTTAACTCCAAATGCAACTTTGGCTAGAGCTCTACTAGAACCAAACGGGATTGACTTTGTTGCTACATATGTGAAATCAATTGAAGGGTTATTAAAGATAAACTTTGATCCACATGTGCCAAGGAAGATTATCATGGATTCTTCTGTAAATCATGTGGCATGGCTCATTACTGATCCTTTAGCAAAGAAAGTGTGGAATTCAGTTTATAATGGAGTCTACCCACGCGGTGACATTAACCTCCCTTTGGCCCTTTTTACTTTAACAGATGAGGATTTGATTGGTTCCAAAAAAATTACGGCAGTTCCTCCGATGGATCGTTCTTGCATATGGCAAGTAAGGGCTATTCAACAGGGTCAAGCAATTATTGTCTTAGAAATAGTTTCAGTACAGGGTTTAGAATTACCCTACAAAAAGATTGAGTATGCGCATAAGTCCTTTACTGATAGAAAGAACGTTGAAATTATTGGTCATAGGTCAGCTGTTAAAAGGAAGAAACGCTCAAGCATTAACAAAGATAAATCGATTGTAATTGATAATCCGACAAGTAATTCGAAGACAGTGACACGTATGGTTTCTAATAACGTCTTATCATTTACCGAACTTCCCGAGCTAGTTAGGCAAAACCGTGAGGTTAATGCTTATAGAGAAAAGAATAACCATGAAAATCATAGGCAGTTTAGTAAACGGGAAAGACGAGAAATCGAAGATAAGGCAGGAATGGAAGCTCGTGAAAAGGAACGACTAGCCCACTTAGAGAAAGAGTCAGGAAAGATTCCAGAAGTAATGTTCTCAGGCGAAGAAGTCTTTTATACTGGTAACAGCGAAGTGCGTCCCTTGGATTTCCGGGGACCAAATGTAGTTATAGGTTTTAATGACAATGGTCTTGAGCAATTTCGTGGCATGTTAGAGGTGATTGCCAGGTTTAGCCCAGTAATCTCGGTTTCTCCACCCAAAATAGATGTGCTGCCATCAGGAAGGCAGTTTTCTCGAAATGAAGATGGCGGGCCAAGAAAATATGCTTTGGTAACAATTGAGCATAGGAACAAACCCAAGTACATTCTAGAGGTAGAGCGACCAGAAAAAGTGCAACTTTCAACGCTAATAATTGAACTTCGCGATAAAAGAAAGCTATCTGAGGTCGAACTCTTCAGTGAAGTACAAGGACTGTTGCATGGCCTTATCAACAACTACGGGAGTTGGCGAAAGAGTCAAATACTTAATCATCCAGTGTTAAGAATTGTTAAGGTTAAGCATTTAAGTAAGTGGAGTATAATTGATTGGGCAGCAGTTATTTGGGAGAACTTAAATTTTATAGAAGAGGAAGATTTCCTTGAAATATAG
- a CDS encoding TnsD family Tn7-like transposition protein, which yields MRPFFPTPYEDELLYSLIARYHFLTGNSDYKDTLVEVFGSRSKIPSIHFPTNIGYLCAQFYREADCTPEQLVFNHTLFPLYSPFLPKERAVRILNLMISDAKSNVQAMIGMMAGSVCSTEGLLYCPICADNDFKDNGEMYFRRSHNVQGVSVCYKHGCLLKHYRESYHIVSRIEFIRFDHRIADLKPEFLSEENIQQKLHQVAESVHHLLNHHLIDNSQVRVHQMYLHLMNAKGFLTSKGHISQQDLAFAIYGFYGGSILSIMESGLGKGNEYNWLKVITRKPKRVVHPIRHILLMMFLSGSAEEFFRNDFRPVPVFGEPPWYCLNPAAEHFRQPVVVDCKISADYKTRKPVGTFACHCGFVYSRRGPDLTPEDKYRIGRIKNFGPVWEAKLHSLLKKGNVVFREIGRIMNCDPNTIVKYAHKLGLAEQLGCKIRVQQPVSPGPSKSKADFFKRYAKDITVFLKENPECCRTEMRFALQKQYAWFYRNNPDWLEEHLPPPLTKKLAKDTKVRVDWKTRDIEILFQLKGANHELLSLSRPVRITSSRLAKSIGQRAVIQRHIDKLPRTADFLEKVSESVSEFQRRRIVGVTKEIFQRKGSVKKWEVIREAGIRPEYLSNVESFIQDDIQRIQLLIESNSILQNTKDFGDSNYLN from the coding sequence ATGAGACCCTTTTTCCCCACTCCCTACGAAGATGAATTATTATACAGTTTAATAGCAAGGTATCATTTTTTAACCGGGAATTCGGATTATAAAGATACTTTAGTTGAGGTTTTCGGTTCACGTAGCAAGATCCCTTCTATCCATTTCCCTACTAACATCGGCTATCTCTGTGCCCAATTTTATAGGGAAGCCGACTGTACTCCAGAACAGTTAGTTTTTAACCACACTCTGTTTCCCTTATATAGTCCATTCCTACCGAAGGAACGTGCGGTACGCATTTTAAATTTAATGATCTCCGACGCTAAAAGTAATGTTCAAGCTATGATTGGTATGATGGCAGGTAGTGTTTGTTCAACTGAAGGCCTGTTATATTGCCCAATTTGCGCCGATAATGATTTCAAGGACAACGGTGAAATGTACTTCCGAAGAAGCCATAATGTTCAAGGTGTCAGTGTTTGTTATAAACATGGGTGCTTGTTAAAGCATTACCGTGAATCGTACCATATAGTCAGCCGAATTGAGTTTATTAGGTTTGATCACCGAATAGCAGATTTAAAACCTGAGTTTTTGTCGGAGGAGAATATTCAACAAAAGCTTCACCAGGTTGCTGAATCGGTACATCATTTACTGAATCATCATCTGATTGACAATAGCCAGGTAAGAGTTCATCAAATGTATTTACATTTGATGAACGCCAAAGGCTTTTTGACCAGTAAAGGGCACATTTCACAACAAGATCTAGCTTTTGCAATATATGGCTTTTATGGTGGTAGTATTTTGTCCATTATGGAGTCAGGGTTGGGTAAGGGGAATGAATATAATTGGCTTAAGGTTATTACCAGAAAACCGAAAAGAGTTGTACATCCAATCCGCCATATTCTGCTAATGATGTTCCTAAGTGGAAGTGCTGAAGAATTTTTTCGGAATGACTTTAGACCAGTCCCAGTCTTTGGTGAACCTCCATGGTATTGCTTAAATCCCGCTGCCGAACACTTTAGACAACCAGTAGTAGTTGATTGTAAGATTTCCGCAGATTATAAAACACGCAAACCAGTGGGTACATTTGCCTGTCATTGTGGGTTTGTCTATTCCCGAAGAGGTCCAGATCTTACGCCGGAGGATAAATATAGAATTGGGCGGATTAAAAACTTTGGCCCAGTATGGGAGGCAAAACTACATAGCTTATTGAAAAAAGGTAATGTCGTGTTCAGGGAAATAGGACGAATAATGAATTGTGACCCGAACACTATAGTCAAATATGCTCACAAATTAGGGCTTGCCGAACAACTTGGATGTAAAATAAGGGTACAACAACCAGTTAGTCCAGGACCATCCAAGAGTAAGGCTGATTTTTTTAAACGCTATGCTAAAGACATTACGGTTTTTTTAAAAGAAAACCCGGAATGTTGCAGAACTGAAATGCGTTTTGCTTTACAAAAACAATATGCTTGGTTTTATAGAAATAATCCCGATTGGTTAGAAGAACATCTTCCCCCACCACTCACGAAGAAACTGGCAAAAGACACAAAGGTAAGAGTTGATTGGAAGACTAGGGATATCGAAATACTTTTCCAGCTCAAAGGTGCCAATCATGAATTGTTAAGCTTATCCCGGCCAGTTAGAATTACCTCTTCTCGTTTAGCAAAATCAATTGGTCAACGGGCTGTGATTCAGCGCCATATTGACAAATTGCCAAGGACAGCGGATTTTTTGGAGAAAGTCTCAGAATCGGTGAGCGAATTTCAGCGACGGCGTATCGTTGGCGTAACAAAGGAAATATTCCAGCGTAAAGGTTCTGTGAAGAAATGGGAAGTTATTCGGGAAGCAGGCATAAGACCAGAATACCTGAGTAATGTTGAGAGCTTTATTCAAGATGATATTCAACGGATTCAACTTTTAATTGAAAGTAATAGTATTCTACAAAACACAAAGGATTTCGGAGACAGTAATTATTTGAATTAG
- a CDS encoding ATP-binding protein → MLRRGYIARNPIKQKDFNQRIHSISEQDEKLIESVTFQGFKDIKSSALTLSIIGISGIGKTTAIEKLLKMYPQVIRHTKKYEGMALNRTQIVWLKLDCPFDGSLKTFCQIFFKAVDDVLETNYYDKFGDARNSRGKMMIDMERLATIHSVGVIAIDEMQHLISKKTDPDELLNFLVTLENKIGVPIILIGTFKALKVLTKELRQSRRAASQKSIYWDRMAPDEEWDLFLKTMWKFQWLKIHTPLSNELAELMYEQSQGITAIAVSLFLLAQERALFTDDERITEKIILNTANEDLYMVSDIIRALRDNDRARLAQLEDVAIDMEKIINSKREKLDLNGKIASITQSLEKLDTIEHKSKVQTLMFDLTGLGFLSNLNQRDFEGIATRIVNELGVNEDYLKIKQLAIKTAMEENDAKAAKASTGGKKIKKAVESKGLIHIFHQAIGKKKHVYELLNESGYIKNVEEFA, encoded by the coding sequence ATGTTAAGAAGAGGTTATATTGCTAGAAATCCTATTAAACAGAAGGACTTTAACCAACGTATACATTCAATATCCGAGCAGGATGAAAAACTAATAGAATCTGTTACCTTTCAGGGATTTAAAGATATTAAGTCGAGTGCTCTTACTTTAAGTATCATTGGTATTAGTGGTATCGGAAAAACAACAGCTATTGAAAAACTACTTAAAATGTATCCTCAAGTAATTCGACATACTAAGAAATATGAGGGTATGGCTTTGAACCGAACTCAGATTGTCTGGCTCAAACTTGATTGCCCGTTTGATGGTTCGCTAAAAACTTTCTGCCAGATTTTTTTTAAGGCTGTTGATGATGTTCTAGAGACAAATTATTATGATAAATTCGGTGATGCTAGAAACTCCAGAGGGAAAATGATGATAGATATGGAGCGTCTTGCTACCATTCATTCGGTCGGTGTAATCGCAATTGATGAAATGCAGCATCTTATCAGTAAAAAGACTGATCCAGACGAACTTCTGAATTTCTTAGTCACTTTAGAGAATAAAATTGGTGTTCCAATTATCCTTATCGGAACTTTTAAAGCTTTAAAGGTACTAACTAAAGAACTTAGGCAAAGTAGACGAGCTGCAAGTCAAAAAAGCATTTATTGGGATAGAATGGCGCCTGATGAGGAATGGGATTTATTTTTAAAGACCATGTGGAAATTTCAATGGCTCAAAATCCATACTCCTTTATCTAACGAATTAGCTGAACTGATGTATGAACAGTCTCAGGGTATTACTGCTATTGCAGTTAGTCTATTTTTGCTGGCTCAAGAGAGAGCCTTATTTACAGATGATGAAAGAATAACCGAAAAGATAATTCTTAATACTGCGAACGAAGATCTTTATATGGTCAGTGACATAATAAGGGCACTTCGAGATAATGATCGGGCGAGATTAGCACAGCTCGAAGATGTTGCTATAGACATGGAAAAGATAATAAATTCTAAACGGGAAAAATTGGATTTGAATGGTAAGATCGCGTCGATTACTCAAAGCCTTGAAAAACTTGATACAATTGAGCATAAAAGCAAAGTGCAGACTTTGATGTTCGACCTTACAGGATTAGGCTTTTTAAGTAATCTGAATCAACGTGACTTTGAAGGGATCGCTACACGAATAGTTAATGAACTTGGAGTAAATGAAGATTATTTAAAAATAAAGCAACTTGCTATTAAAACCGCTATGGAAGAAAATGATGCAAAGGCGGCTAAAGCAAGTACAGGTGGCAAAAAGATCAAAAAAGCAGTCGAGAGTAAGGGCTTAATTCATATATTCCATCAAGCTATCGGTAAAAAGAAGCACGTTTACGAGTTGCTGAATGAGTCGGGGTATATAAAGAACGTGGAGGAATTTGCTTAA
- a CDS encoding Mu transposase C-terminal domain-containing protein has product MTKNALLLDYNNCGHPGKNRKSTEIKRGRPPKYRDPDKVGINIGKAELNLFRLVIDTKYRTKQKPTLTDAYNYLLDTYFSTPYTENGEKKVKRWGKDRRPTYTQFRYWYLKEKDEKQDYIDRHSEREFNLKLRELLGDSTSKVSGPGSEYQVDATIADVYLVSSLDRTKIIGRPIVYVAIDTYSRMVAGIYVGLEGPSWVGAMMLIDNIVDDKVAFCSKYDIRISEEEWPCQGLPERIIADGGEMEGLNADNLINNLNVEVDITPPYRGDLKGIVERHFRTVNDRIKHMLPGAIDREYRQRCEEDHRLKAELTVKEFTGLMIRDVIWHNKHVMTKYPLSTELHASGVIPKPIVIWRWGMENKKGCFHSFPREIVRLNLLPRAKASILRQGIKFEGRYYSFEKALAEGWFINPKRRSEVIAYDPRDISVVYLPTKDGKSFSVANLLEKSEDYANLYWEEARFHSELLAERLEDAIDEESQNNADHDMATRAILKSAKKETDKQKKTKPKTSKAQRTKNISTNRADEKSQRREEEQFNLGAAQPKSGEVIPFLVNNSESSNHIPSRGIDPETSAKRSMLEMMEKRIEEKFRKDIE; this is encoded by the coding sequence ATGACTAAAAATGCGCTGTTACTTGATTACAACAATTGTGGGCACCCAGGTAAAAACCGCAAGAGTACGGAAATAAAGAGAGGTAGACCGCCAAAATACCGTGATCCTGATAAAGTGGGAATTAACATTGGCAAAGCTGAACTTAATTTATTCAGGCTAGTCATTGACACAAAGTATCGAACTAAACAAAAACCAACTTTAACAGATGCTTATAACTATCTCCTCGATACATACTTCTCTACTCCTTATACAGAAAACGGGGAGAAAAAGGTAAAGAGATGGGGCAAGGATCGGAGACCTACATACACACAATTCCGATACTGGTATTTGAAGGAAAAGGATGAAAAACAGGACTACATTGACCGCCATAGTGAAAGGGAATTTAACCTTAAACTCCGTGAATTGCTTGGAGATTCAACATCAAAGGTATCGGGGCCGGGATCTGAATATCAAGTAGACGCAACAATTGCGGACGTCTATCTGGTGAGCAGCCTTGATAGAACCAAAATAATTGGAAGACCAATTGTATATGTAGCTATCGATACGTATTCAAGAATGGTTGCAGGGATATATGTCGGTTTAGAAGGACCTTCATGGGTCGGAGCCATGATGCTTATCGATAATATTGTGGATGATAAGGTTGCGTTTTGCAGTAAGTACGACATTCGTATTTCGGAAGAAGAGTGGCCCTGCCAAGGACTGCCTGAAAGAATTATTGCTGATGGTGGAGAAATGGAGGGCTTAAATGCTGACAATTTAATAAATAATCTAAATGTTGAGGTGGATATTACTCCCCCATACCGCGGGGATTTAAAGGGAATCGTGGAAAGGCATTTTCGAACAGTCAATGACAGAATAAAACATATGCTACCCGGTGCCATCGATCGAGAGTATAGACAACGCTGTGAAGAGGACCATCGTTTAAAAGCAGAACTAACTGTTAAAGAATTCACAGGGTTAATGATAAGGGATGTAATATGGCATAACAAACACGTCATGACTAAGTATCCGTTGTCCACGGAATTACACGCTTCGGGAGTAATACCTAAGCCGATCGTGATATGGCGTTGGGGAATGGAAAATAAAAAGGGATGTTTTCACAGTTTCCCTCGTGAAATTGTGAGATTGAATTTATTACCAAGAGCCAAAGCAAGTATTTTAAGACAAGGAATTAAGTTTGAAGGTCGTTATTATAGTTTCGAGAAGGCATTAGCGGAAGGTTGGTTTATTAATCCAAAAAGGCGTAGTGAGGTAATTGCATATGACCCAAGGGATATTAGTGTAGTATATTTACCCACCAAAGACGGAAAATCCTTTAGTGTTGCTAACTTATTGGAGAAGAGTGAGGATTACGCCAACCTTTACTGGGAAGAAGCTCGATTTCACAGCGAGTTGTTGGCAGAGCGTTTAGAGGATGCCATAGATGAAGAATCACAAAACAATGCTGATCACGATATGGCAACCAGAGCAATCTTGAAGAGTGCAAAGAAAGAAACTGATAAACAAAAAAAGACAAAACCAAAGACCAGCAAGGCTCAAAGGACTAAGAACATTTCTACAAATAGGGCCGATGAAAAGTCTCAAAGAAGAGAAGAAGAACAGTTCAACCTTGGGGCGGCACAACCTAAATCAGGTGAAGTAATTCCCTTCTTAGTTAATAATAGTGAATCAAGTAACCACATACCTTCGCGCGGAATCGATCCCGAGACTTCAGCTAAAAGATCAATGTTGGAGATGATGGAGAAGAGGATTGAAGAAAAGTTTAGGAAGGACATAGAATAA
- a CDS encoding TnsA endonuclease N-terminal domain-containing protein — MAKRNRVETPEKQAKWIKEGRGSGYGENYKPWLTIHDVPSKGGRSRIAGTKIKREHHLLSNLERDYFLILEYRDSVVDIREQFPLFELTETLAIAKECGIEPPTDPVSNYPIVMSSDFRITIKDENGTVDVIRTVKPKGELMDERIIQKFEIERRYWKSKGLDWGIVTELEINQVLARNLNDLRSCHDLSNLDGLRSISVKNRNALISAFKQTVSGNRVVIRDMAHDFDSRMTLEIGTSLSIFKHLLYTKQINMDIDTVKLKFDTPQKISVGKSADIEVFAG; from the coding sequence TTGGCAAAAAGAAATAGGGTTGAAACACCTGAAAAGCAGGCTAAATGGATTAAAGAAGGCAGGGGTTCTGGATATGGTGAAAACTATAAACCGTGGTTGACTATCCATGATGTTCCGTCAAAAGGCGGAAGATCCAGAATTGCCGGAACTAAAATCAAAAGAGAACACCATTTACTGTCAAATCTCGAACGAGATTATTTTCTTATATTGGAGTATCGAGATTCAGTGGTTGATATTCGTGAGCAGTTTCCCCTCTTTGAATTGACTGAGACTCTTGCCATCGCAAAAGAATGCGGTATTGAACCTCCAACCGATCCAGTAAGTAATTATCCAATTGTCATGTCGAGTGATTTTAGAATTACGATAAAAGATGAAAATGGTACTGTCGATGTGATCAGAACCGTTAAACCCAAGGGCGAGCTTATGGACGAACGAATTATTCAAAAATTTGAGATTGAAAGACGTTATTGGAAGTCCAAAGGCCTTGATTGGGGCATTGTTACGGAACTAGAGATAAACCAGGTATTAGCAAGAAACTTAAATGATTTACGGAGTTGCCATGACCTATCCAACTTAGATGGGTTAAGAAGTATTTCGGTCAAAAATAGAAACGCTCTTATAAGCGCCTTTAAGCAAACCGTTTCTGGCAATAGGGTTGTGATCCGCGATATGGCCCATGACTTCGACAGTAGAATGACATTGGAAATTGGGACAAGTCTCTCAATATTTAAACACTTGCTCTATACCAAACAAATTAACATGGATATCGATACAGTAAAACTAAAATTTGATACTCCTCAAAAGATTAGTGTTGGTAAATCGGCTGATATTGAGGTGTTTGCAGGGTGA